One genomic window of Mercenaria mercenaria strain notata chromosome 2, MADL_Memer_1, whole genome shotgun sequence includes the following:
- the LOC123564494 gene encoding AN1-type zinc finger protein 4-like isoform X1, which produces MELYIETLTGAAFELRVSPFETIMSVKAKIQRLEGIPIAQQHLIWKSVELEDDYCLHDYSIHDGATLKLVLAMRGGPINTRRIPMEDPALREMAEYVEANRDEIWEKLPGNRQVTLLVFREGDQLNFFRVVDRGDGTLTPLSESLSGASMYNFNDEEDEEDAPTKEKVEENEQLKEKMKQIRLKMDKLNISKKPHRKPHPPTSGRAGSRSSRLRHLPASTSYSLGPTLNRNLCLPPVGHSIGTMSHHHHHHPSSLALQHQLLKERIERLDREEEKERAQAAFDSSVQAIAGPSTSKLSDDSDDSDGPTLEELSTAASHQLDSLERLSQVLSRVIEGGAANKEAENKTVQNQEKDKSSETVEKSSSEETVKPVEAPPKASEKENSDKTLNESPNCDNGIESATPANVRRELLRLSSQAGENSACSRPVTSSKIKDVTLENLRESLRPPNSSKGKSKIKTEYSLFDSLRDSIGASSSLSRHSSLDKRKEFTLESLSTSEARAMSGLLRQASLEKVGSSRIGNVTVTSASRNRVTGNYMLGNSTFPDGRITTPEGRLVSARLQRMTASRDGRILSPTHRLPPVKAKKKGSKRCFVCAKKTGLACSYTCRCGNNFCASHRYAESHECTFDYKTEGRKLLEQNNPVVSAPKLPKI; this is translated from the exons ATGGAGCTGTACATTGAAACACTGACAGGAGCTGCATTTGAGCTAAGGGTTTCGCCTTTCGAAACGATAATGTCGGTGAAGGCAAAAATACAAAGATTGGAAG GTATTCCAATAGCTCAGCAGCACCTGATCTGGAAGTCAGTGGAATTGGAAGATGATTATTGTCTCCATGACTACAGTATCCATGATGGTGCCACTCTCAAGTTGGTCCTTGCTATGCGTGGTGGACCCATCAACACACGCAGAA TTCCCATGGAGGATCCAGCTTTACGAGAGATGGCTGAGTATGTGGAGGCAAATCGTGATGAGATCTGGGAGAAGTTGCCTGGCAACCGACAGGTTACCTTGCTAGTGTTCCGTGAGGGAGATCAGCTTAATTTCTTCAGAGTTGTTGACCGTGGGGATGGAACACTTACACCTCTGTCAGAATCTCTCAG CGGAGCTTCAATGTACAACTTCAATGATGAGGAAGACGAGGAGGATGCCCCAACAAAGGAAAAAGTGGAGGAGAACGAACAACTCAAGgagaaaatgaaacaaatcagGTTAAAAATGGATAAATTGAATATAAGCAAAAAG CCACATAGAAAACCTCATCCACCAACATCTGGTCGTGCAGGCAGCCGTTCATCAAGATTGCGTCATCTCCCTGCCAGTACGAGCTACAGTCTAGGTCCAACTCTCAATCGTAACCTTTGTCTACCACCTGTAGGTCACTCAATAGGTACAATGAGTCACCATCATCACCATCACCCCTCATCGTTGGCACTGCAACATCAGTTGTTGAAAGAAAGGATTGAGCGACTAGACAGAGAAGAAGAGAAGGAGAGAGCACAAGCTGCTTTTGATTCATCAGTACAAGCAATTGCAGGTCCATCTACTAGCAAGTTGTCTGATGATTCAGACGATTCAGATGGGCCAACTCTTGAAGAACTTTCAACTGCCGCTTCTCATCAACTAGATAGTCTAGAGAGACTTAGTCAGGTCCTGTCTAGAGTTATCGAAGGAGGGGCAGCTAATAAAGAAGCAGAAAATAAGACAGTTCAAAATCAGGAAAAAGATAAAAGTAGTGAAACTGTAGAAAAATCTAGTAGTGAAGAAACTGTAAAACCAGTTGAAGCCCCTCCTAAAGCTAGTGAGAAAGAGAATAGTGATAAGACACTGAATGAATCGCCTAACTGTGATAATGGCATTGAATCTGCTACCCCAGCCAATGTCAGAAGAGAATTACTTCGACTTAGTAGCCAAGCTGGAGAAAATTCTGCATGCTCTCGTCCAGTGACTTCATCTAAGATCAAAGATGTTACGCTGGAAAACTTGCGAGAATCACTTCGTCCGCCTAATTCCTCTAAGGGGAAGtctaaaataaaaactgaatattctttgtttgatAGTTTGAGAGACTCAATAGGAGCTAGTTCTTCTTTGTCTCGACATAGTTCACTAGATAAACGTAAAGAATTTACTTTAGAAAGTTTGAGTACAAGTGAAGCACGTGCTATGTCAGGATTATTACGTCAAGCTTCGCTTGAGAAAGTAGGATCATCCCGTATTGGTAATGTGACTGTTACAAGTGCTAGTAGAAATCGAGTGACAGGGAATTATATGTTAGGTAACTCTACATTCCCAGATGGAAGGATTACGACTCCAGAAGGAAGATTGGTG TCTGCCCGATTGCAGAGAATGACAGCTAGTCGAGATGGGCGTATTCTGTCCCCCACCCATCGCCTGCCTCCTGTCAAAGCTAAGAAAAAAGGGTCAAaaagatgttttgtttgtgctaagAAAACAGGTCTTGCATGTAGTTACACTTGCAG GTGTGGTAACAATTTCTGTGCTAGCCACCGATATGCAGAGTCCCACGAATGTACCTTTGACTATAAGACTGAAGGCAGAAAGCTTCTGGAGCAGAATAATCCTGTAGTCAGTGCCCCCAAACTTCCAAAAATATGA
- the LOC123564494 gene encoding AN1-type zinc finger protein 4-like isoform X2, whose product MELYIETLTGAAFELRVSPFETIMSVKAKIQRLEGIPIAQQHLIWKSVELEDDYCLHDYSIHDGATLKLVLAMRGGPINTRRIPMEDPALREMAEYVEANRDEIWEKLPGNRQVTLLVFREGDQLNFFRVVDRGDGTLTPLSESLSGASMYNFNDEEDEEDAPTKEKVEENEQLKEKMKQIRLKMDKLNISKKPHRKPHPPTSGRAGSRSSRLRHLPASTSYSLGPTLNRNLCLPPVGHSIGTMSHHHHHHPSSLALQHQLLKERIERLDREEEKERAQAAFDSSVQAIAGPSTSKLSDDSDDSDGPTLEELSTAASHQLDSLERLSQVLSRVIEGGAANKEAENKTVQNQEKDKSSETVEKSSSEETVKPVEAPPKASEKENSDKTLNESPNCDNGIESATPANVRRELLRLSSQAGENSACSRPVTSSKIKDVTLENLRESLRPPNSSKGKSKIKTEYSLFDSLRDSIGASSSLSRHSSLDKRKEFTLESLSTSEARAMSGLLRQASLEKVGSSRIGNVTVTSASRNRVTGNYMLGNSTFPDGRITTPEGRLSARLQRMTASRDGRILSPTHRLPPVKAKKKGSKRCFVCAKKTGLACSYTCRCGNNFCASHRYAESHECTFDYKTEGRKLLEQNNPVVSAPKLPKI is encoded by the exons ATGGAGCTGTACATTGAAACACTGACAGGAGCTGCATTTGAGCTAAGGGTTTCGCCTTTCGAAACGATAATGTCGGTGAAGGCAAAAATACAAAGATTGGAAG GTATTCCAATAGCTCAGCAGCACCTGATCTGGAAGTCAGTGGAATTGGAAGATGATTATTGTCTCCATGACTACAGTATCCATGATGGTGCCACTCTCAAGTTGGTCCTTGCTATGCGTGGTGGACCCATCAACACACGCAGAA TTCCCATGGAGGATCCAGCTTTACGAGAGATGGCTGAGTATGTGGAGGCAAATCGTGATGAGATCTGGGAGAAGTTGCCTGGCAACCGACAGGTTACCTTGCTAGTGTTCCGTGAGGGAGATCAGCTTAATTTCTTCAGAGTTGTTGACCGTGGGGATGGAACACTTACACCTCTGTCAGAATCTCTCAG CGGAGCTTCAATGTACAACTTCAATGATGAGGAAGACGAGGAGGATGCCCCAACAAAGGAAAAAGTGGAGGAGAACGAACAACTCAAGgagaaaatgaaacaaatcagGTTAAAAATGGATAAATTGAATATAAGCAAAAAG CCACATAGAAAACCTCATCCACCAACATCTGGTCGTGCAGGCAGCCGTTCATCAAGATTGCGTCATCTCCCTGCCAGTACGAGCTACAGTCTAGGTCCAACTCTCAATCGTAACCTTTGTCTACCACCTGTAGGTCACTCAATAGGTACAATGAGTCACCATCATCACCATCACCCCTCATCGTTGGCACTGCAACATCAGTTGTTGAAAGAAAGGATTGAGCGACTAGACAGAGAAGAAGAGAAGGAGAGAGCACAAGCTGCTTTTGATTCATCAGTACAAGCAATTGCAGGTCCATCTACTAGCAAGTTGTCTGATGATTCAGACGATTCAGATGGGCCAACTCTTGAAGAACTTTCAACTGCCGCTTCTCATCAACTAGATAGTCTAGAGAGACTTAGTCAGGTCCTGTCTAGAGTTATCGAAGGAGGGGCAGCTAATAAAGAAGCAGAAAATAAGACAGTTCAAAATCAGGAAAAAGATAAAAGTAGTGAAACTGTAGAAAAATCTAGTAGTGAAGAAACTGTAAAACCAGTTGAAGCCCCTCCTAAAGCTAGTGAGAAAGAGAATAGTGATAAGACACTGAATGAATCGCCTAACTGTGATAATGGCATTGAATCTGCTACCCCAGCCAATGTCAGAAGAGAATTACTTCGACTTAGTAGCCAAGCTGGAGAAAATTCTGCATGCTCTCGTCCAGTGACTTCATCTAAGATCAAAGATGTTACGCTGGAAAACTTGCGAGAATCACTTCGTCCGCCTAATTCCTCTAAGGGGAAGtctaaaataaaaactgaatattctttgtttgatAGTTTGAGAGACTCAATAGGAGCTAGTTCTTCTTTGTCTCGACATAGTTCACTAGATAAACGTAAAGAATTTACTTTAGAAAGTTTGAGTACAAGTGAAGCACGTGCTATGTCAGGATTATTACGTCAAGCTTCGCTTGAGAAAGTAGGATCATCCCGTATTGGTAATGTGACTGTTACAAGTGCTAGTAGAAATCGAGTGACAGGGAATTATATGTTAGGTAACTCTACATTCCCAGATGGAAGGATTACGACTCCAGAAGGAAGATTG TCTGCCCGATTGCAGAGAATGACAGCTAGTCGAGATGGGCGTATTCTGTCCCCCACCCATCGCCTGCCTCCTGTCAAAGCTAAGAAAAAAGGGTCAAaaagatgttttgtttgtgctaagAAAACAGGTCTTGCATGTAGTTACACTTGCAG GTGTGGTAACAATTTCTGTGCTAGCCACCGATATGCAGAGTCCCACGAATGTACCTTTGACTATAAGACTGAAGGCAGAAAGCTTCTGGAGCAGAATAATCCTGTAGTCAGTGCCCCCAAACTTCCAAAAATATGA